A single window of Pectobacterium parmentieri DNA harbors:
- a CDS encoding 1,4-dihydroxy-2-naphthoate polyprenyltransferase: MTLSTHNSKTKAWLDSLRPKTLPLAFASIVTGSAIASWHSNFKPGVALLALITAGLLQILSNLANDYGDAIKGSDTEERIGPLRGIQTGVITLSQLRNALIVTVALTIISGVSLVILACEKPADIFGFLILGLLAIFAAITYTVGNKPYGYIGLGDISVLIFFGWLSVAGSYYLQTGHFDSVVMLPATACGLLATAVLNINNLRDIDNDRISGKNTLAVRLGAEKARFYHTMLLLLAPVCLGLFAAFYLHSLAGWLFILALPLLIKQARYVLRETSAFSMRPMLEKTVKGALLTNILFAVGVILS, from the coding sequence ATGACCTTATCGACCCATAACAGCAAAACCAAAGCCTGGCTGGATAGTCTGCGTCCAAAAACGTTGCCATTAGCTTTTGCATCTATCGTCACCGGCTCGGCAATTGCGAGTTGGCACAGCAACTTTAAACCGGGCGTAGCATTACTGGCGTTGATAACCGCCGGGCTGCTGCAAATCCTCTCCAATCTGGCGAACGACTATGGGGATGCGATAAAAGGCAGCGATACCGAGGAACGCATCGGGCCGTTGCGCGGTATCCAGACTGGTGTCATTACACTGTCGCAACTTCGCAATGCGCTCATCGTGACCGTGGCCCTCACGATCATTTCCGGCGTGAGTCTGGTGATCCTGGCATGTGAAAAACCAGCGGATATCTTTGGCTTCCTGATTCTGGGGCTGTTAGCGATTTTCGCCGCGATCACCTATACCGTCGGCAACAAACCCTATGGCTATATCGGGCTTGGCGATATCTCAGTGCTAATCTTTTTCGGCTGGCTCAGCGTAGCAGGGTCGTATTATCTGCAAACTGGCCACTTCGACAGCGTCGTGATGCTGCCGGCAACGGCCTGCGGCCTGCTGGCGACAGCGGTACTGAATATCAACAATCTGCGCGATATCGACAACGATCGCATTAGCGGAAAAAATACGCTGGCGGTGCGTCTCGGGGCGGAAAAAGCGCGCTTCTACCACACGATGCTGCTGCTACTGGCACCAGTTTGTCTTGGCCTGTTCGCGGCATTTTATCTGCACAGTCTGGCTGGCTGGCTGTTTATTCTGGCACTCCCGCTGCTGATTAAGCAGGCGCGCTATGTACTACGTGAAACCAGCGCATTCAGCATGCGTCCGATGTTGGAAAAAACGGTAAAAGGCGCGCTGCTGACCAACATTCTGTTCGCCGTAGGTGTGATACTGAGCTAA
- the rraA gene encoding ribonuclease E activity regulator RraA produces MKYDTSELCDIYHEEVNVVEPLFSNFGGRTSFGGKITTVKCFEDNGLLFDLLEENGLGRVLLIDGGGSVRRALINAEIARLATQNEWEGIVVYGAVRQVDDLAELDIGIQAMAAIPVGAGSEGIGESDIRVNFGGVTFFSGDHLYADNTGIILSEDPLDIE; encoded by the coding sequence ATGAAATACGATACTTCTGAGCTGTGCGATATCTACCACGAAGAGGTGAATGTTGTTGAGCCTCTGTTCTCCAACTTTGGCGGGCGTACTTCATTTGGTGGCAAAATCACCACGGTGAAATGTTTTGAGGATAACGGCCTGCTTTTCGATCTCCTTGAAGAAAACGGCCTTGGGCGCGTGCTTCTGATCGATGGTGGGGGCTCAGTGCGCCGCGCGTTGATCAACGCGGAAATCGCCCGGTTGGCGACGCAAAACGAGTGGGAAGGCATTGTCGTTTATGGCGCAGTGCGTCAGGTTGACGATTTAGCAGAACTGGATATCGGTATTCAGGCGATGGCAGCCATTCCGGTCGGTGCAGGTAGCGAAGGCATTGGCGAAAGCGATATCCGCGTCAACTTCGGCGGCGTAACCTTCTTCTCCGGCGACCATCTGTATGCCGATAATACAGGCATTATTCTGTCGGAAGACCCGCTGGATATTGAATAA
- the zapB gene encoding septal ring assembly protein ZapB — protein sequence MSFEVFEKLEAKVQQAIDTITLLQMEIEELKEQNNTLSQDVQAAAGSREALVRENEQLKEEQVVWQERLRALLGKMEEV from the coding sequence ATGTCATTTGAAGTGTTTGAAAAGCTGGAAGCGAAAGTTCAGCAGGCGATTGATACCATCACGCTGTTGCAAATGGAAATTGAAGAGCTGAAAGAACAAAACAACACACTGTCGCAGGATGTTCAGGCGGCAGCGGGTTCACGTGAAGCGCTGGTGCGCGAGAACGAACAGTTGAAAGAAGAACAAGTAGTATGGCAAGAGCGCCTGCGCGCGCTGTTAGGCAAAATGGAAGAAGTCTAA
- a CDS encoding MIP/aquaporin family protein, translating to MSQAERSTLKGQCIAEFLGTGLLIFFGVGCVAALKLAGASFGQWEISIIWGLGVAMAIYLTAAISGAHLNPAVTIALWLFACFDGRKVVPYIVAQIAGAFCAAALVYGLYYNLFVDFEQANNMVRGSTESLNLAGIFSTYPNPHISVMQALLVETVITAILMCLILALTDDGNGIPRGPLAPLLIGILIAVIGASMGPLTGFALNPARDFGPKLFAFLAGWGDVAFTGAREIPYFLVPIFGPIIGACLGAFGYRALIGRNLPCDVCEPEAEATTRRESR from the coding sequence ATGAGCCAAGCAGAACGTTCAACGCTAAAAGGCCAGTGTATCGCCGAATTTCTCGGCACTGGCCTGCTGATTTTCTTCGGTGTCGGCTGCGTCGCCGCGTTAAAACTGGCGGGAGCCAGCTTCGGACAGTGGGAGATCAGCATTATTTGGGGCCTGGGGGTTGCGATGGCAATCTACCTGACCGCCGCCATTTCCGGCGCTCACCTCAACCCGGCCGTCACTATCGCCTTGTGGCTGTTTGCCTGCTTCGATGGACGCAAGGTTGTGCCTTACATTGTGGCGCAGATTGCAGGGGCATTTTGTGCCGCCGCACTGGTCTACGGTCTGTATTACAATTTGTTCGTAGATTTTGAACAAGCCAACAATATGGTACGCGGCAGCACAGAAAGCCTGAATTTAGCAGGCATTTTCTCAACCTACCCGAACCCACACATTTCCGTGATGCAGGCGCTGCTGGTTGAGACCGTCATCACCGCGATTCTGATGTGCCTGATTCTGGCGCTGACCGACGATGGTAACGGCATCCCACGCGGGCCGCTCGCTCCTCTGCTGATCGGTATTCTGATTGCGGTCATCGGTGCTTCTATGGGGCCGCTGACCGGCTTCGCCCTCAATCCGGCGCGTGACTTTGGTCCTAAACTGTTCGCGTTCCTCGCGGGCTGGGGCGACGTTGCCTTTACTGGCGCACGCGAAATCCCTTACTTCCTGGTTCCTATCTTTGGCCCCATCATCGGTGCCTGTCTGGGTGCCTTCGGTTATCGCGCACTGATTGGCCGTAATCTGCCATGCGATGTGTGTGAACCCGAGGCAGAAGCTACCACGCGTCGTGAAAGCCGTTAA
- the glpK gene encoding glycerol kinase GlpK: MNPEKKYIVAIDQGTTSSRAVVLDHDANIISVSQREFTQIYPKAGWVEHDPMEIWATQSSTLVEVLAKADISADEVAGIGITNQRETTVVWEKESGKPIYNAIVWQCRRTAEICEKLKKDGMEEYVRTTTGLVVDPYFSGTKVKWILDHVEGSRERAKRGELLFGTIDTWLIWKMTQGRVHVTDYTNASRTMLFNIHTLEWDTRMLEALDIPREMLPEVRASSEVYGQTNIGGKGGTRIPIAGIAGDQQAALYGQLCVNPGQAKNTYGTGCFLLMNTGKEAVQSKHGLLTTIACGPRGEVNYALEGSVFVGGASIQWLRDELKLIGDSMDSEYFATKVKDTNGVYVVPAFTGLGAPYWDPYARGAIFGLTRGVNANHIIRATLESIAFQTRDVLDAMQADAGTRLKSLRVDGGAVANNFLMQFQSDILGTLVERPEVRESTALGAAFLAGLATGFWNDLDEVKSKATIEREFRPSIETVERNVRYSGWQKAVARARNWEDHDA; encoded by the coding sequence ATGAACCCGGAAAAAAAATACATTGTTGCTATCGATCAGGGCACAACCAGCTCCCGCGCTGTCGTACTGGATCACGACGCCAATATCATTAGCGTTTCACAGCGTGAATTCACCCAGATCTATCCAAAAGCCGGCTGGGTAGAGCACGACCCAATGGAAATTTGGGCGACACAAAGCTCGACGCTGGTCGAAGTGTTGGCCAAGGCCGATATCAGCGCAGATGAAGTCGCGGGTATTGGTATCACCAACCAGCGTGAAACCACGGTGGTATGGGAAAAAGAGAGCGGAAAACCGATTTATAACGCTATCGTCTGGCAATGTCGCCGTACCGCTGAAATTTGCGAGAAGCTGAAAAAAGACGGTATGGAAGAGTATGTACGCACCACCACCGGACTGGTGGTCGATCCCTACTTCTCTGGCACCAAGGTGAAATGGATTCTGGATCACGTTGAAGGCTCCCGTGAACGCGCTAAACGCGGCGAACTGCTGTTTGGTACGATTGATACCTGGCTGATTTGGAAAATGACGCAAGGGCGTGTTCACGTGACGGATTACACTAACGCCTCCCGCACCATGCTGTTTAACATTCATACGCTGGAATGGGATACCCGCATGCTGGAAGCGCTGGATATTCCGCGTGAAATGCTGCCAGAAGTGCGTGCTTCTTCAGAAGTCTACGGTCAGACTAACATCGGCGGTAAAGGCGGCACACGTATTCCTATCGCCGGTATCGCAGGTGACCAGCAGGCGGCGCTATACGGCCAGCTTTGCGTCAACCCTGGGCAGGCGAAAAATACCTACGGCACAGGCTGTTTCTTGCTGATGAATACGGGTAAAGAAGCCGTGCAGTCCAAACACGGTTTGCTGACCACCATCGCCTGCGGCCCACGCGGCGAAGTGAACTACGCGCTGGAAGGCTCCGTGTTCGTTGGCGGAGCTTCTATCCAGTGGCTGCGTGACGAGCTGAAACTGATCGGCGACTCCATGGATTCCGAGTACTTCGCAACGAAAGTGAAGGACACCAACGGCGTCTATGTCGTACCCGCTTTCACCGGTTTGGGCGCTCCCTACTGGGACCCGTATGCCCGTGGCGCGATCTTCGGCCTGACTCGTGGCGTGAACGCTAACCACATCATCCGCGCAACGCTGGAATCCATCGCCTTCCAAACGCGTGACGTGCTGGATGCGATGCAGGCAGATGCAGGTACGCGTCTGAAATCACTGCGTGTTGACGGTGGTGCCGTCGCCAACAACTTCCTGATGCAGTTCCAATCCGATATCCTCGGCACGCTCGTGGAACGTCCTGAAGTACGTGAATCCACCGCGCTGGGTGCCGCTTTCCTGGCTGGCCTTGCCACGGGGTTCTGGAACGATCTGGATGAAGTGAAGAGCAAAGCGACTATTGAGCGAGAATTCCGCCCTAGCATCGAAACGGTGGAGCGTAACGTGCGCTACAGCGGCTGGCAGAAAGCCGTTGCCCGCGCTCGTAACTGGGAAGATCACGACGCTTAA
- the glpX gene encoding class II fructose-bisphosphatase, with translation MKRELAIEFSRVTEAAALAGYKWLGRGDKNAADNAAVQAMRIMLNQVNINGQIVIGEGEIDEAPMLFIGEQVGTGQGDAVDIAVDPIEGTRMTAMGQANALAVLAVGEKGAFLHAPDMYMEKLIVGPEAKGSIDLNLPLADNLRNIALKLGKPLSQLTVTTLAKPRHDACIAEMQLLGVKVFAIPDGDVAASILTCMPDSEVDVLYGIGGAPEGVISAAVIRALDGDMQGRLLARHEVKGDSAENRRIGEDELARCRQMGIEAGGVLKLDDMARNDNVIFSATGITKGDLLEGIARKGNMATTETLLIRGKSRTIRRIKSTHYLDRKDRKLHEFLL, from the coding sequence ATGAAACGTGAATTAGCCATCGAGTTCTCGCGCGTCACCGAAGCAGCCGCGCTGGCAGGCTATAAGTGGTTAGGTCGTGGCGACAAGAATGCCGCCGACAATGCCGCCGTACAGGCGATGCGCATCATGCTGAATCAGGTCAATATCAACGGTCAGATTGTCATCGGCGAAGGGGAAATCGACGAAGCGCCTATGCTGTTCATCGGCGAACAGGTTGGTACTGGTCAGGGCGATGCCGTTGATATCGCTGTCGATCCGATTGAAGGCACACGAATGACGGCAATGGGTCAGGCGAATGCACTGGCCGTATTGGCCGTCGGCGAAAAAGGCGCGTTTCTGCACGCGCCAGACATGTACATGGAAAAGCTGATCGTCGGGCCCGAAGCCAAAGGGTCGATTGACCTCAACCTGCCGCTGGCGGACAACTTGCGCAATATCGCGCTGAAGCTGGGTAAACCGCTCAGCCAGTTAACCGTAACTACATTGGCTAAACCGCGCCATGATGCCTGCATCGCAGAAATGCAGTTGTTGGGCGTCAAAGTGTTCGCCATTCCAGACGGCGACGTCGCCGCATCCATTCTCACCTGCATGCCGGACAGCGAAGTTGACGTACTGTACGGCATTGGCGGTGCGCCAGAAGGCGTGATTTCAGCAGCGGTTATCCGTGCGCTCGACGGCGACATGCAAGGACGTTTGCTGGCACGTCATGAAGTCAAAGGCGATAGCGCTGAAAACCGTCGCATCGGTGAAGACGAACTGGCACGCTGTCGGCAAATGGGCATCGAAGCGGGTGGTGTTCTCAAACTCGACGACATGGCACGCAACGACAACGTGATTTTCTCCGCAACGGGCATCACCAAAGGTGACTTGCTGGAAGGGATCGCACGTAAAGGCAACATGGCAACCACAGAAACGCTGCTGATCCGCGGCAAATCCCGCACGATCCGCCGGATTAAATCGACGCACTATCTGGATCGTAAAGATCGCAAGCTGCACGAATTCCTGCTGTAG
- the fpr gene encoding ferredoxin--NADP(+) reductase, whose amino-acid sequence MAEWVTGKVIQVENWTESLFSIRVHAPTDAFTAGQYGKLALEIEGEKVQRAYSYVNAPSDPTLEFYLVTVPEGKLSPYLHAMQPGSEVMIVKEAAGFFVLEEIPDCETLWMLATGTGIGPYLSILQEGKGLERFKNIVLVHAARFSRDLSYLPLMQQLQQRYHGKLHIQTVVSREEEAGSLTGRIPTLISNGTLEAAVGLPMDTATSHVMLCGNPQMVRDTQLLLKEERQMTKHLRRRPGHMTAENYW is encoded by the coding sequence ATGGCTGAATGGGTGACAGGCAAAGTGATTCAGGTGGAAAACTGGACAGAAAGTCTGTTTAGCATTCGGGTTCACGCGCCCACCGATGCATTCACTGCCGGGCAGTATGGCAAACTGGCGCTGGAGATTGAGGGTGAGAAAGTGCAGCGTGCGTATTCCTACGTGAATGCGCCCAGCGATCCTACGCTTGAGTTCTATCTGGTGACGGTGCCAGAAGGTAAGCTCAGCCCGTATCTGCATGCCATGCAGCCCGGATCGGAAGTCATGATCGTCAAAGAGGCCGCTGGCTTTTTCGTGCTGGAAGAGATTCCTGATTGCGAAACGCTGTGGATGCTGGCAACCGGTACGGGGATCGGCCCCTATTTGTCCATCCTTCAGGAAGGCAAGGGTTTGGAACGCTTTAAGAACATCGTGCTGGTTCACGCCGCCCGATTCTCACGCGATCTGAGCTATCTGCCGCTGATGCAGCAATTACAGCAGCGCTACCACGGTAAGTTGCATATTCAAACGGTGGTTAGCCGGGAAGAGGAAGCAGGTTCGCTGACAGGCCGTATTCCTACGTTGATCAGCAACGGCACGTTGGAAGCCGCCGTAGGCTTGCCGATGGATACCGCCACCAGCCATGTCATGCTGTGCGGTAACCCACAAATGGTGCGTGATACTCAACTGTTGCTGAAGGAAGAGCGGCAAATGACCAAACACCTGCGTCGCAGGCCCGGCCATATGACCGCCGAGAACTATTGGTAA
- a CDS encoding DUF805 domain-containing protein: protein MTLQQWCFSFKGRIGRRDFWLWMGIWVALMAVLFTLSGQRWLDTQLTAFALVALLWPTAAMMVKRLHDRNKSGGWALLLVVAWVLASGNWYMFSAIWQWGIGRFLPILIVVMTLLDCGVFLGTKGENRFGSEAEPFRFRR from the coding sequence ATGACATTACAGCAATGGTGCTTCTCGTTTAAAGGCCGTATTGGTCGTCGTGATTTCTGGCTCTGGATGGGGATTTGGGTGGCGCTGATGGCGGTATTGTTTACGCTTTCTGGTCAACGCTGGCTGGATACGCAATTGACGGCGTTTGCTTTGGTGGCCTTGCTGTGGCCAACGGCGGCGATGATGGTTAAGCGGTTGCATGACCGTAACAAAAGTGGCGGGTGGGCGCTGCTGTTGGTGGTGGCGTGGGTATTGGCCTCAGGGAATTGGTACATGTTCTCCGCCATCTGGCAGTGGGGCATTGGCCGTTTCTTACCGATCCTGATTGTCGTGATGACGTTGCTCGACTGCGGTGTTTTTCTGGGAACAAAAGGGGAAAACCGGTTTGGATCAGAGGCGGAGCCATTTCGCTTCCGCCGCTGA
- a CDS encoding YiiQ family protein — translation MTRKRIASLLVLSSLALYQTHAGADPTFPPKASANAPYLLAGAPTFDQTITQFRSRYNLSNPTLAIGEFRVVDTGNITSMLTRAASRINDHLYASTALEKGTGKIKTLQITWLPQPQNEQETAARRKQAIDYMAALSRTFAPSLTEEQSVKKVTELLEKGKGKRFYQQTEGALRYVVADDGEKGLTFAVEPIKLTLSEP, via the coding sequence ATGACACGAAAACGCATCGCTTCACTGTTGGTTTTATCATCGCTGGCGCTGTACCAGACTCACGCGGGAGCCGATCCGACGTTTCCGCCCAAGGCATCAGCCAATGCGCCGTACCTGCTAGCCGGTGCTCCAACCTTCGATCAAACCATCACACAATTCCGTTCTCGCTACAACCTGAGCAACCCAACGCTGGCGATCGGTGAATTTCGGGTTGTCGATACTGGCAACATTACCAGCATGTTGACGCGGGCTGCCAGTCGGATCAACGACCACCTCTATGCCTCAACCGCACTGGAGAAAGGCACAGGGAAAATCAAAACGCTGCAGATCACCTGGCTACCGCAGCCGCAGAACGAACAAGAAACCGCCGCGCGTCGTAAACAGGCCATCGACTATATGGCCGCGCTGTCACGCACATTCGCACCTTCACTGACGGAGGAACAGAGTGTGAAAAAAGTCACCGAACTACTGGAAAAGGGCAAAGGGAAGCGCTTTTATCAGCAAACAGAAGGGGCTTTGCGTTATGTGGTTGCAGATGACGGCGAAAAAGGGCTAACTTTTGCTGTTGAACCGATTAAGCTAACGCTATCTGAACCGTGA
- the tpiA gene encoding triose-phosphate isomerase, with protein MRHPLVMGNWKLNGSTHMVNELIAGLRKELSTVDGCGVAIAPPAIYLDQANHQLAGSRIALGAQNVDVNLSGAFTGETSAEMLKDIGAKYIIIGHSERRTYHKESDEFIAKKFGVLKDAGLIPVLCIGETEAENEAGQTEAVCARQLDAVLNTLGAKAFENTVVAYEPVWAIGTGKSATPAQAQAVHKFIRDHIAKQDAAVAEQVIIQYGGSVNAANAAELFTQPDIDGALVGGASLKADAFAVIVKAAADAKRS; from the coding sequence ATGCGACATCCATTAGTTATGGGTAACTGGAAGCTGAACGGTAGCACTCACATGGTCAATGAACTGATCGCGGGTCTGCGTAAAGAACTCAGCACCGTTGACGGCTGTGGCGTAGCCATTGCACCACCTGCTATCTACCTCGATCAAGCTAATCACCAACTGGCGGGAAGCCGTATTGCACTGGGCGCGCAGAACGTTGACGTGAATCTTTCTGGTGCTTTCACAGGTGAAACCTCTGCTGAAATGCTGAAAGATATCGGTGCGAAATACATCATCATCGGCCACTCTGAGCGCCGTACCTACCACAAAGAAAGTGATGAATTCATTGCGAAGAAATTTGGCGTGCTGAAAGATGCGGGCCTGATCCCAGTACTGTGCATTGGCGAAACGGAAGCAGAAAACGAAGCAGGCCAGACCGAAGCCGTGTGCGCACGTCAACTGGATGCCGTGTTGAATACGCTGGGCGCAAAAGCGTTTGAAAACACCGTGGTGGCCTACGAGCCAGTATGGGCTATCGGTACCGGCAAATCTGCAACTCCGGCACAGGCTCAGGCTGTTCACAAATTCATCCGTGACCACATCGCCAAGCAAGATGCTGCTGTTGCTGAACAAGTGATCATCCAGTACGGCGGTTCAGTTAATGCGGCGAATGCGGCAGAGCTGTTTACCCAGCCGGACATCGACGGCGCGCTGGTTGGCGGTGCATCACTGAAAGCTGACGCCTTTGCTGTCATCGTGAAAGCGGCAGCCGACGCTAAACGCAGCTAA
- the aguA gene encoding agmatine deiminase, producing MSQLATPYLTTPHQDGFAMPAEWAPHDAVWMIWPYRTDNWREQGAPAQKTFARVAEAIAQNTPVIMGVPASYMADAQKVMPVNVTLVEMESDDAWMRDTGPTIVLNQAGERRGIDWQFNAWGGELGGLYEDWRQDENVAAQVLDYHQAARYTAPLILEGGSIHVDGEGTLLTTAECLLNPNRNPHLSKAEIEQLMRDYLSISTIIWLEEGVYNDETDGHIDNMCCFVRPGEVALHWTDDENDPQYARSVAAYEVLSAARDAQGRELKIWKLPAPGPLHATIEEAQGVDSGDAIERLAGSRLAGSYVNFLISNQQIVFPLLDEKTDDIARDLLQQMFPGYLISGVPAREILLGGGNIHCITQQIPAVK from the coding sequence ATGTCACAGTTAGCAACTCCTTATCTCACCACGCCACATCAGGATGGTTTTGCGATGCCCGCCGAATGGGCACCGCATGATGCCGTGTGGATGATCTGGCCGTATCGCACCGACAACTGGCGCGAACAGGGCGCTCCGGCGCAGAAAACGTTCGCGCGCGTGGCGGAAGCCATCGCCCAGAATACGCCCGTTATCATGGGCGTGCCCGCAAGCTACATGGCGGATGCGCAAAAAGTGATGCCGGTGAATGTTACGTTGGTAGAAATGGAAAGCGATGATGCCTGGATGCGCGACACTGGCCCAACCATCGTGCTGAATCAGGCTGGTGAGCGTCGGGGTATCGACTGGCAGTTCAACGCCTGGGGCGGCGAGCTGGGCGGTTTGTATGAAGACTGGCGTCAGGATGAAAACGTCGCGGCGCAGGTGCTGGATTATCATCAGGCTGCACGCTATACCGCCCCGCTGATTCTGGAAGGCGGCTCGATCCATGTCGATGGTGAAGGCACGTTGCTGACCACGGCGGAATGCTTGCTTAATCCGAATCGCAACCCGCACCTGAGCAAGGCGGAAATCGAACAACTGATGCGTGACTACCTTAGCATCTCGACGATTATCTGGCTGGAAGAGGGCGTATACAACGACGAAACTGATGGGCATATCGATAACATGTGCTGTTTCGTGCGTCCCGGTGAAGTGGCGTTGCACTGGACGGATGATGAAAACGATCCGCAGTATGCACGCTCCGTCGCAGCCTATGAGGTTCTGTCGGCAGCGCGAGATGCACAAGGGCGTGAGCTGAAAATCTGGAAACTGCCTGCTCCCGGCCCGCTCCATGCGACTATCGAGGAAGCGCAGGGTGTGGACAGCGGCGATGCGATTGAGCGTCTTGCCGGTTCTCGTCTGGCGGGGTCTTATGTGAATTTCCTGATCAGCAATCAGCAGATCGTTTTCCCACTGCTGGATGAAAAGACGGATGACATTGCACGCGATCTGCTGCAACAGATGTTCCCCGGCTACTTGATTAGCGGTGTGCCTGCGCGAGAAATCTTGCTGGGCGGGGGAAATATTCACTGCATTACGCAGCAAATCCCTGCGGTGAAGTAA
- the aguB gene encoding N-carbamoylputrescine amidase, producing the protein MKKVTVAATQMACSWDLPKNIENAEKLVRQAHTKGAQVILIQELFAAPYFCIDQSPEHYALAQELETSPLIKHFSALAAELNVVLPLSFFERANNAYYNSLVMIDADGSVLDVYRKTHIPNGPAYQEKQFFIPGDTGFKVWQTRYAKIGVGICWDQWFPETARSLALQGAELIFYPTAIGSEPAYPDIDSQPHWTRVQQGHAAANLVPVIASNRIGTEASKYIDGLEMTFYGSSFIADQTGALLAQANKTDEAILVHEFDLEAIAAQRASWGLFRDRRPEMYGTIASSDGKTRR; encoded by the coding sequence ATGAAAAAAGTTACCGTTGCCGCAACACAAATGGCGTGTTCCTGGGATCTGCCCAAGAATATCGAAAACGCTGAAAAACTGGTGCGACAAGCGCATACAAAAGGCGCACAGGTTATCCTGATTCAGGAACTGTTTGCCGCCCCGTATTTTTGTATCGATCAGAGCCCGGAGCACTATGCGCTGGCGCAGGAGCTGGAAACCAGCCCGTTGATTAAGCACTTCTCCGCACTGGCGGCGGAGCTGAATGTGGTGCTGCCGCTGAGCTTCTTTGAGCGTGCCAATAACGCCTATTACAACTCGCTGGTGATGATTGATGCGGATGGTTCCGTGTTGGACGTTTACCGCAAAACCCACATTCCTAACGGCCCGGCGTATCAGGAGAAGCAATTCTTCATTCCGGGCGACACTGGCTTTAAAGTCTGGCAGACGCGCTACGCGAAAATCGGCGTGGGTATTTGCTGGGATCAGTGGTTCCCGGAAACCGCACGCAGCCTGGCGTTGCAGGGCGCAGAGCTGATTTTCTATCCGACCGCCATTGGTTCTGAGCCAGCTTACCCAGATATCGACAGCCAGCCGCACTGGACCCGCGTTCAGCAAGGGCACGCCGCCGCGAATCTGGTGCCGGTGATCGCATCCAACCGCATCGGTACGGAAGCCAGCAAATACATCGACGGTCTGGAAATGACGTTCTACGGTTCGTCCTTCATCGCCGATCAAACCGGTGCGCTGTTGGCACAGGCCAATAAGACGGACGAAGCCATTCTAGTGCATGAATTTGATTTAGAAGCGATTGCTGCGCAGCGTGCGTCGTGGGGCCTGTTCCGCGACCGCCGCCCGGAAATGTACGGCACTATTGCCAGCTCTGATGGCAAGACCCGGAGATAA
- a CDS encoding DUF7716 domain-containing protein yields the protein MQIVKKEKIKLSDFIVFVKNNIKIVKEDFCLYCENSDEPLSQDTWCYVDEYPTGDDNGNDVFSDFVVNNDLELLYYGEQFTDVINNVLMQEDEPDIYIIIEALNYYMENDDFLDFDK from the coding sequence ATGCAAATAGTAAAAAAAGAGAAAATAAAATTATCCGACTTTATCGTCTTTGTTAAAAATAACATTAAAATAGTTAAGGAAGATTTTTGCTTATATTGTGAAAACTCTGATGAACCACTATCTCAAGATACGTGGTGTTATGTTGATGAATATCCTACCGGAGATGATAATGGGAATGATGTTTTCTCTGATTTTGTTGTGAATAATGATTTGGAGTTACTCTATTATGGTGAGCAGTTCACTGATGTTATAAACAATGTATTAATGCAAGAAGATGAACCTGATATTTATATCATAATTGAGGCACTTAATTATTATATGGAAAATGATGATTTTTTGGATTTTGATAAGTGA
- a CDS encoding SMI1/KNR4 family protein has translation MKKNEVMEKLADIEKILDKKLPEKYKCFLSEEVVENECYEIKNSQGGLIYIFNYHDVLERNETYTIRDVEPDYFLIGQDGDIGYFIYLSDNDDKVYSLDLGALGSLDMDEESQDIYNLRT, from the coding sequence TTGAAAAAGAATGAAGTGATGGAAAAATTAGCTGATATAGAAAAAATTTTAGATAAAAAACTGCCTGAAAAATATAAATGTTTTTTATCTGAAGAAGTTGTCGAAAATGAATGTTATGAAATAAAAAACTCTCAGGGAGGTCTCATTTATATTTTCAACTACCACGATGTGCTTGAAAGAAACGAAACCTATACAATACGGGATGTTGAGCCTGATTATTTTTTAATTGGCCAAGATGGTGATATAGGATATTTTATTTATCTGAGTGATAATGATGATAAAGTTTATAGTTTAGATCTTGGTGCTCTTGGTAGTTTAGATATGGATGAAGAATCTCAAGATATTTATAACTTACGTACCTAG